A stretch of the Haloplanus aerogenes genome encodes the following:
- a CDS encoding winged helix-turn-helix transcriptional regulator — translation MAIQTGDEDAETCYVIDSLEQIGSQWRLAVLHDLQEGEKRFNELKRSTGASSRTLSRVVDDLQEMGFVNRRLEEDAPVATYYSLTEKGESLCPVFDAIGDWAKEWIDGDELEEPPA, via the coding sequence ATGGCGATACAAACGGGAGACGAGGACGCCGAAACGTGTTACGTCATCGACTCGCTCGAACAGATCGGCTCTCAGTGGCGACTGGCCGTCCTCCACGACTTACAGGAGGGAGAGAAACGCTTCAACGAACTCAAGCGCTCGACGGGCGCGAGTTCGCGGACGCTCTCGCGCGTCGTCGACGACCTGCAGGAGATGGGGTTCGTCAACCGCCGCCTCGAAGAGGATGCCCCGGTCGCGACGTACTACTCGCTGACCGAGAAAGGCGAGTCGCTCTGCCCGGTGTTCGACGCCATCGGCGACTGGGCGAAAGAGTGGATCGACGGGGACGAACTCGAAGAACCGCCGGCCTGA
- a CDS encoding cbb3-type cytochrome c oxidase subunit I, with protein MSRDDARADGGVAESAHDDHAFPPKASVKRWFVTTNHKDVGLLYLVTSLLFLVFGGVLALLMRLHLWVPRPPGAGPLSQLAYNQAVSIHGLVMVFWFLSPFAFGFANYVVPLQIGAKDLAFPRLNALSYWLYLGSGLLLGVSFLQGGSFAGGWTMYAPLNLPTFTPSVGGSSAVLALLLFVASVTIGSVNFLTTIHRMRAEGLTLRRLPLFTWTILLTVWMMLFAFAALLAALMILSADRLLGTTYFAAEAANGSLLWTHLFWFFGHPEVYIVFFPALGVMAETFQTFTGRRIVGRKWFIAAMVLVALQSFIVWMHHMFLTSINLQIKTLFMATTIGISLPFDLMVFALIYTMVKGRIRFKTPFLFSFGGLLLFIIGGITGVFLGAVVLDYEFRGTYWVVAHFHYVMVGGVTALVGGLYYWYPKITGRMYDEFLGKLHFAVYFVGFNLLYFPMFVAWETPRRVFEYEASLTPWHQLATIGAVVFGASFLIMFYNMVVSAYAGRPAGDNPWEYSSTAEWAVASPPPLENFPGLPSYGDGSLRFLGGAEDASASADGGTGVTDGGVGATAGAHDDDDHVSHASIWPFAVSVAVFLVFFGLAGYQSGSFPTGPMGTVYAAATGVGLVGTLAALVGMASERFHGPSGPFGESWPFDGVDNMKTGVWIFLASDVVLFGAFIGAYVFLRFSTGWTGWEPIPENITPGLINTYLLLTSSFAVVLALEAAERESRWGVFASLVTTLVLGIGFLGNKAIEWNHLFHEGIWLSSNVRASTFFLTTGLHAVHVITGLVIVLYMIPRAWNGAYLGDSEPVEHFGLYWHFVDIVWLFLFPLFYIL; from the coding sequence GTGTCGCGTGACGACGCGCGCGCCGACGGCGGCGTCGCCGAATCGGCACACGACGACCACGCGTTCCCGCCCAAGGCGTCGGTCAAGCGGTGGTTCGTGACGACGAACCACAAGGACGTGGGCCTCCTGTATCTCGTCACGTCGCTCCTGTTTCTCGTGTTCGGCGGCGTACTGGCGTTGCTGATGCGGCTACACCTCTGGGTGCCGCGCCCGCCCGGGGCCGGCCCGCTCTCCCAACTCGCGTACAATCAGGCGGTGTCGATTCACGGGCTGGTGATGGTGTTCTGGTTCCTGTCGCCGTTCGCGTTCGGGTTCGCGAACTACGTCGTCCCGCTCCAGATCGGTGCCAAGGACCTCGCCTTCCCCCGACTGAACGCGCTGAGCTACTGGCTCTACCTCGGGTCGGGACTCCTCCTCGGCGTGTCCTTCCTCCAGGGAGGCTCGTTCGCGGGCGGGTGGACGATGTACGCCCCGTTGAACCTGCCGACCTTCACCCCCAGCGTCGGCGGGAGTTCGGCCGTGCTGGCGCTGTTGCTGTTCGTCGCGTCGGTGACCATCGGGTCGGTGAACTTCCTGACGACCATCCACCGGATGCGCGCGGAGGGGTTGACGCTCCGGCGCCTGCCGCTGTTCACGTGGACGATTCTGCTGACGGTGTGGATGATGCTGTTCGCGTTCGCGGCCCTGCTCGCGGCGCTGATGATCCTCTCCGCTGACCGGCTGCTCGGGACGACGTACTTCGCTGCGGAGGCGGCGAACGGCTCGCTGCTGTGGACACACCTGTTCTGGTTTTTCGGTCACCCCGAGGTGTACATCGTCTTCTTCCCGGCGCTCGGCGTCATGGCGGAGACGTTCCAGACGTTCACCGGACGGCGGATCGTCGGCCGCAAGTGGTTCATCGCCGCCATGGTGCTGGTCGCCCTCCAGAGCTTCATCGTCTGGATGCACCACATGTTCCTGACGAGCATCAACCTCCAGATCAAGACGCTCTTTATGGCGACCACCATCGGCATCTCCCTCCCCTTCGACCTGATGGTGTTCGCGCTCATCTACACGATGGTGAAAGGGCGCATCCGGTTCAAGACGCCCTTCCTCTTTTCCTTCGGCGGCCTGCTCCTATTCATCATCGGCGGCATCACCGGCGTCTTCCTCGGCGCCGTCGTCCTCGACTACGAGTTCCGCGGGACCTACTGGGTGGTCGCGCACTTCCACTACGTGATGGTCGGGGGCGTCACCGCCCTCGTCGGCGGCCTCTACTACTGGTATCCGAAGATCACCGGCCGGATGTACGACGAGTTCCTCGGCAAACTCCACTTCGCGGTGTACTTCGTCGGGTTCAATCTGCTCTACTTCCCGATGTTCGTCGCGTGGGAGACCCCCCGTCGGGTCTTCGAGTACGAAGCCTCGCTCACCCCGTGGCACCAACTCGCCACGATCGGTGCCGTCGTGTTCGGGGCGTCGTTCCTGATCATGTTCTACAACATGGTCGTCTCGGCGTACGCCGGGCGGCCAGCGGGCGACAATCCGTGGGAATACTCGTCGACGGCGGAGTGGGCGGTCGCGTCGCCACCACCGTTAGAGAACTTCCCGGGCCTCCCGAGTTACGGCGACGGCAGCCTGCGGTTCCTCGGCGGGGCGGAGGACGCGAGTGCGAGCGCCGACGGCGGCACCGGCGTGACCGACGGCGGGGTCGGCGCGACGGCCGGAGCCCACGACGACGACGACCACGTGAGCCACGCGAGCATCTGGCCGTTCGCCGTGAGCGTCGCCGTCTTCCTCGTGTTCTTCGGGCTGGCGGGCTATCAGAGCGGCTCGTTCCCGACGGGACCGATGGGCACCGTCTACGCGGCGGCGACGGGCGTCGGCCTCGTCGGCACGCTCGCGGCGCTGGTCGGGATGGCGAGCGAGCGGTTCCACGGCCCGAGCGGGCCGTTCGGGGAGAGCTGGCCGTTCGACGGCGTCGACAACATGAAGACCGGCGTGTGGATCTTCCTCGCGTCGGACGTGGTGCTGTTCGGCGCGTTCATCGGCGCGTACGTGTTCCTCCGGTTCTCGACCGGCTGGACCGGCTGGGAGCCGATTCCGGAGAACATCACGCCGGGGTTGATCAACACGTACCTCCTGCTGACGAGTAGCTTCGCGGTGGTGCTGGCGCTGGAGGCCGCCGAGCGCGAGAGTCGATGGGGGGTGTTCGCCAGCCTCGTAACGACGCTCGTCCTCGGCATCGGCTTCCTCGGGAACAAGGCCATCGAGTGGAATCACCTGTTCCACGAGGGCATCTGGTTGTCGTCGAACGTCCGCGCGTCGACGTTCTTCCTGACGACCGGCCTCCACGCCGTCCACGTCATCACGGGGCTAGTGATCGTACTGTACATGATCCCGCGGGCGTGGAACGGGGCGTACCTCGGCGACAGCGAGCCAGTCGAGCATTTCGGGCTCTACTGGCACTTCGTCGACATCGTCTGGCTGTTCCTGTTCCCGCTGTTTTACATCCTGTAA
- the coxB gene encoding cytochrome c oxidase subunit II: MITLVSVYRGLLLTAVVPRGTRAYVFQRIYVVFLILGTVVGIVVIAYMLYKAYKYRASAHAGDDRDRPSVGEIPTGSGGGRKLFVSFTLSAIIVVSLIAWTYFTLLYVEDPEPVTEGEPLEVRVVGHQFYWEFVYPNGHSSANTLRVPVDRRVELTVTSADVFHNFGVPELRAKADAIPGQETDTWFIAPETGTYQAHCYELCGAGHSYMDGTVRVMERDEYRTWYANTTSSGSGNASASAVGETGVSERVA; the protein is encoded by the coding sequence ATGATAACACTTGTGTCTGTCTATCGGGGACTTCTTCTGACAGCCGTCGTTCCCAGAGGGACGCGAGCGTACGTCTTCCAGCGGATCTACGTCGTCTTTCTCATTCTGGGAACGGTCGTCGGTATCGTCGTCATCGCGTACATGCTGTACAAGGCGTACAAGTATCGGGCGTCGGCGCACGCAGGCGACGACCGGGACCGGCCGAGCGTCGGCGAGATTCCGACCGGTAGCGGCGGCGGTCGAAAGCTGTTCGTCTCCTTTACTCTCAGTGCCATCATCGTCGTCTCCCTCATCGCGTGGACGTACTTCACGCTCCTGTACGTGGAGGACCCGGAACCGGTGACCGAAGGGGAGCCACTCGAAGTCAGAGTCGTCGGCCACCAGTTCTACTGGGAGTTCGTCTATCCCAACGGCCACTCGTCGGCGAACACGCTCCGCGTGCCAGTCGACCGACGCGTGGAGTTGACGGTAACGTCGGCGGACGTGTTCCACAACTTCGGCGTCCCCGAGTTACGTGCGAAGGCCGACGCCATCCCCGGGCAGGAGACGGATACGTGGTTCATCGCGCCGGAGACCGGCACCTATCAGGCACACTGTTACGAACTCTGTGGCGCCGGCCACTCGTACATGGACGGGACGGTCCGGGTGATGGAACGCGACGAGTACCGGACGTGGTACGCGAACACGACGAGTTCGGGAAGCGGGAACGCCAGCGCCAGTGCCGTCGGAGAGACGGGGGTGAGCGAGCGTGTCGCGTGA
- the hemG gene encoding protoporphyrinogen oxidase, protein MRVGIVGAGITGLALAHYCRERDVDAVAFEASSEPGGVIRSSRVDGRVLEHGPQRTRLTPEIEALVEDCGLRSDLRTADTDLPLYVYVDGRLRQVPFSPRAFLSTDLLSLRGKVRMLAEPLTEGARDDETAADYFVRKFGREAYHNLVEPLFGGIYGSDPAEMPGKYALQTVKKMERSGSLIRAAVNRRLEGKERQPPVSFDDGMAQLPRALSEHNADRVELETAVERIALDGSGYRLETEDGSRTVDHVVVTARADVAAGLLADVDTGSARALRRLYYNPLAYVHLYSDADPAGYGYQVRHDEPLRTLGVTWNASLFDRDGVYTCFLGGMENPGMVDRSERELGRIATEEFEAVMGADAEVLNVTKHPRGIPAYDGSWTAMADVNLPDGITLASNYAGRMGVPARVREAKRLAERFAESETTAAAEATG, encoded by the coding sequence ATGAGGGTCGGCATCGTCGGCGCCGGCATCACGGGCCTCGCGCTCGCACACTACTGCCGCGAGCGCGACGTCGACGCCGTCGCGTTCGAGGCGTCGTCGGAACCGGGCGGCGTCATCCGATCCAGCCGCGTCGACGGGCGCGTCCTCGAACACGGCCCCCAGCGCACGCGCCTGACACCGGAAATCGAGGCGCTGGTCGAGGACTGCGGGCTCCGCTCGGATCTCCGGACCGCCGACACCGACCTGCCGCTGTACGTCTACGTGGACGGCCGGCTCCGACAGGTGCCGTTCTCCCCGCGAGCGTTCCTGTCGACCGACCTCCTCTCGCTCCGGGGGAAGGTGCGGATGCTCGCGGAGCCACTGACCGAGGGCGCCCGCGACGACGAGACGGCCGCGGACTACTTCGTCCGGAAGTTCGGACGCGAGGCCTACCACAACCTCGTCGAACCGCTGTTCGGCGGCATCTACGGCTCGGACCCCGCGGAGATGCCGGGGAAGTACGCCCTGCAGACGGTCAAGAAGATGGAGCGGTCGGGGAGCCTGATCCGCGCGGCGGTCAACCGCCGATTGGAGGGGAAGGAGCGCCAGCCACCGGTGTCCTTCGACGACGGTATGGCCCAGTTGCCCCGGGCGCTCTCCGAGCACAACGCCGACCGGGTCGAACTGGAGACGGCGGTCGAACGGATCGCTCTCGACGGCTCGGGGTATCGGCTGGAGACCGAGGACGGGAGTCGGACCGTCGACCACGTCGTCGTCACGGCGCGCGCGGACGTGGCCGCCGGGCTGCTGGCGGACGTGGATACCGGGAGCGCCCGCGCGCTCCGCCGCCTCTACTACAACCCCCTCGCGTACGTCCACCTCTACTCGGACGCCGATCCGGCGGGCTACGGCTATCAGGTCCGCCACGACGAACCGCTCCGCACGCTCGGCGTGACGTGGAACGCCAGCCTGTTCGACCGCGACGGCGTCTACACCTGCTTCCTCGGCGGCATGGAGAACCCGGGGATGGTCGACCGCTCGGAGCGCGAACTCGGCCGGATCGCCACCGAGGAGTTCGAGGCCGTGATGGGCGCCGACGCGGAGGTGCTGAACGTCACCAAGCATCCGCGGGGCATCCCCGCCTACGACGGGTCGTGGACGGCGATGGCCGACGTGAACCTCCCCGACGGGATCACGCTGGCGTCGAACTACGCCGGACGGATGGGTGTCCCCGCGCGGGTGCGGGAGGCGAAACGACTGGCCGAGCGGTTCGCGGAGTCGGAGACGACAGCCGCGGCCGAGGCTACCGGCTGA
- a CDS encoding DUF7410 domain-containing protein, with protein MRTAPGAGGHESPSARSTLEMDVPPDATVAATCPYCGRPFASTDARDLHVGEVHGAACSAAERADYEAAHEAERDALFYYHLRVVAALGVLYALTVLLYMVALGSDLL; from the coding sequence ATGCGAACCGCTCCGGGTGCCGGCGGCCACGAGTCTCCCTCCGCTCGCTCGACGCTGGAGATGGACGTGCCCCCCGATGCGACGGTGGCGGCGACCTGCCCGTACTGCGGCCGTCCGTTCGCCTCGACGGACGCCCGTGACCTCCACGTCGGCGAGGTTCACGGAGCGGCGTGTTCGGCGGCCGAGCGCGCCGACTACGAGGCCGCCCACGAGGCCGAGCGTGACGCCCTCTTTTACTACCACCTGCGCGTCGTCGCGGCGCTCGGCGTCCTCTACGCGCTCACCGTCCTCCTCTACATGGTCGCGCTGGGGAGCGACCTGCTGTAA
- a CDS encoding zinc ribbon domain-containing protein, protein MSLSLAFAALVVVPLAQVPLVMFLSRFVELDPDERRPEAARGYVTYGTVSAHPEPTGRPVCPHCGTAVDDAYDYCGACAGRLPPPRARR, encoded by the coding sequence GTGTCGCTCTCGCTCGCCTTCGCGGCGCTCGTCGTCGTCCCGCTCGCGCAGGTGCCGCTCGTGATGTTTCTGTCCCGGTTCGTCGAACTCGACCCGGACGAACGCCGCCCGGAGGCGGCACGTGGCTACGTGACCTACGGCACCGTGTCGGCCCACCCCGAGCCGACCGGACGGCCCGTCTGTCCCCACTGCGGCACCGCCGTCGACGACGCGTACGACTACTGTGGCGCCTGCGCCGGCCGGTTACCGCCGCCCCGCGCACGGCGATGA
- the hemE gene encoding uroporphyrinogen decarboxylase: protein MTHLLVRAARGERTERPPVWLMRQAGRHIPEYRDIRADYTFREAIETPEVATRITLLPWDLYEPDGLVMFSDILTVLEPLGFDYHIESGVGPVVENPVEGPEDAERPRGDVATDLDFVGALLDNLVDRVGDETAIIGFAGGPFTLASYAVAGGTSRNHGPVRRLRARHPEAFRTLLAAFADVVREYLEYQAAHGADVVQLFDTYAGVLSPADYREFVLPLHREILSDLSVPSIVFVRNMNGRLDSLETTGADVVGLDWTVDMAEARAQLGDRPVQGNLDPQYLFGSPEFVREKTRDIIDAAGPRGHILNLGHGVNRDTPVESVKAFVETAKSISR, encoded by the coding sequence ATGACGCACCTCCTCGTCCGCGCGGCCCGGGGTGAACGAACCGAGCGGCCGCCGGTCTGGCTGATGCGGCAGGCCGGCCGCCACATCCCCGAGTATCGCGACATCCGCGCCGACTACACCTTCCGCGAAGCCATCGAGACGCCCGAGGTGGCGACCCGCATCACGCTCCTCCCGTGGGATCTGTACGAGCCGGACGGCCTCGTGATGTTCTCGGACATTCTGACCGTCCTCGAACCCCTCGGGTTCGATTACCACATCGAGAGCGGCGTCGGGCCGGTGGTGGAGAATCCGGTCGAGGGACCCGAGGACGCCGAGCGACCCCGCGGCGACGTGGCGACCGACCTCGATTTCGTCGGCGCCCTCCTCGACAACCTCGTCGACCGGGTGGGCGACGAAACGGCCATCATCGGCTTCGCGGGCGGCCCCTTCACGCTCGCGTCCTACGCCGTCGCCGGCGGGACCTCCCGCAATCACGGCCCGGTACGACGCCTCCGCGCCCGCCACCCCGAGGCCTTTCGGACCCTCCTCGCAGCCTTCGCGGACGTGGTGCGCGAGTATCTGGAGTATCAGGCCGCCCACGGCGCCGACGTGGTCCAGTTGTTCGACACCTACGCCGGCGTCCTCTCGCCCGCCGACTACCGCGAGTTCGTCCTCCCCCTGCACCGCGAGATCCTGTCCGACCTCTCCGTCCCCTCCATCGTCTTCGTGCGCAACATGAACGGCCGCCTCGACAGTCTGGAGACGACGGGCGCGGACGTGGTCGGCCTCGACTGGACGGTCGACATGGCCGAGGCCCGCGCGCAACTCGGCGACCGACCAGTGCAGGGCAACCTCGACCCCCAGTATCTGTTTGGGTCGCCGGAGTTCGTCCGCGAGAAGACCCGGGACATCATCGACGCCGCCGGCCCCCGTGGGCACATCCTCAACCTCGGCCACGGGGTCAATCGCGACACGCCCGTCGAATCAGTGAAGGCGTTCGTCGAGACGGCGAAGTCGATCAGCCGGTAG
- a CDS encoding DoxX family protein: protein MHSDWSRRLVIGSLVGVALATRPVAAHVDYVTEEGESGPGVVEFLSAVLSDPLNVAVLVAGGVGVTIATLGWLRYGDHIADVTVIRRTLRSYQPYLGWLLRLATGLPLMGAGFGGYFFSPAVGVEARLVQITIAFLLLFGLATRLAALAGLLTYLVGLATHFPTLLLSSEYLAGFLGILVVGPGQPSADLLLRRLIVTDGTIMSRFRDVTTVSDVLSGFGVEKSVAPLLIRLFLGFNFAYLGVTEKWLDPGRALQVVAKYDLTAVAPLSPEMWVFAAGLGELVVGLLILTGTFTRSAAGAGFVILTTTLFGLPDDPVLAHVTLFGLTSALLITGSGPLALDRTVIPTLRARIGTAPSHADDPATPAD from the coding sequence ATGCACAGCGACTGGTCGCGTCGTCTCGTCATCGGGTCGCTCGTGGGCGTCGCTCTCGCCACCCGTCCGGTGGCCGCACACGTCGACTACGTGACCGAGGAGGGAGAATCGGGCCCAGGTGTCGTCGAGTTCCTCTCGGCTGTCCTCTCCGATCCGCTCAACGTTGCCGTCCTCGTCGCCGGCGGCGTGGGGGTGACTATCGCGACCCTCGGCTGGCTTCGCTACGGCGACCACATCGCGGACGTGACGGTGATCCGGCGCACACTCCGGTCGTACCAGCCGTATCTCGGCTGGCTCCTGCGACTCGCGACCGGGCTTCCCCTCATGGGCGCCGGCTTCGGCGGCTACTTCTTCTCCCCTGCCGTCGGCGTCGAGGCGCGACTCGTCCAGATCACCATCGCCTTCCTCCTCCTGTTCGGACTGGCGACGCGACTGGCGGCGCTGGCCGGCCTCCTCACCTACCTCGTCGGCCTCGCGACCCACTTCCCGACGCTCCTGCTCAGTTCGGAGTATCTCGCCGGCTTCCTCGGCATCCTCGTCGTCGGCCCCGGGCAACCGAGCGCCGACCTCCTCCTCCGGCGACTGATCGTCACCGACGGCACGATCATGAGCCGGTTCCGCGACGTGACGACGGTGTCGGACGTGTTGTCCGGATTCGGCGTCGAGAAATCCGTCGCGCCCCTCCTCATTCGGCTCTTTCTCGGCTTCAACTTCGCCTACCTCGGCGTGACCGAGAAGTGGCTTGATCCCGGCCGCGCCCTCCAGGTGGTCGCGAAGTACGATCTCACCGCAGTCGCCCCCCTCTCCCCGGAGATGTGGGTGTTCGCGGCCGGCCTCGGCGAACTCGTCGTCGGCCTCCTGATCCTGACGGGCACCTTCACCCGGAGCGCGGCCGGCGCCGGCTTCGTCATCCTCACGACGACCCTCTTCGGTCTCCCCGACGACCCCGTTCTCGCCCACGTCACGCTGTTCGGCCTCACCTCCGCGCTGTTGATCACCGGGAGCGGCCCTCTCGCTCTCGACCGAACCGTGATCCCCACGCTCCGCGCCCGCATCGGCACCGCTCCCTCCCACGCCGACGACCCGGCCACGCCGGCGGACTGA
- a CDS encoding DoxX family protein yields MAFDTAGAGVVFLLARALFGVVFAVTGLNHFRNAEGMIGYAQSKGIPAASLGVPFSGGMLIAGGLGILLGVYPTIAAGAIAVFLVAATPTMHDFWNAPEEQKQGEFNNFLKNVALLGGALAFLVFASESWPLAANVGL; encoded by the coding sequence ATGGCCTTCGACACCGCCGGCGCGGGTGTCGTTTTCCTGCTCGCGCGCGCCCTCTTCGGCGTCGTCTTCGCCGTCACCGGCCTGAACCACTTCCGCAACGCGGAGGGGATGATCGGCTACGCCCAGTCGAAGGGCATCCCTGCGGCGTCGCTCGGGGTTCCCTTCTCCGGCGGGATGCTGATCGCCGGCGGTCTGGGCATCCTCCTCGGCGTCTATCCCACGATCGCCGCCGGGGCGATCGCCGTCTTCCTCGTCGCCGCGACGCCGACGATGCACGACTTCTGGAACGCACCCGAAGAGCAGAAGCAGGGCGAATTCAACAACTTCCTGAAGAATGTCGCGCTCCTCGGCGGCGCGCTCGCGTTCCTCGTGTTCGCGAGCGAGTCGTGGCCGCTGGCGGCTAACGTCGGCCTGTAA
- a CDS encoding cytochrome C oxidase subunit IV family protein: MTRLKLYTAIYVVLFVSATVQVLVEGAGLNYGTALTVILALSFVKAVIVAGYYQHLRWEPRSITYLVGIGLLAALALTVASTYSVT, from the coding sequence ATGACACGACTCAAACTGTACACGGCGATATACGTCGTCCTGTTCGTCTCGGCGACCGTACAGGTGCTCGTCGAGGGCGCCGGACTGAACTACGGGACCGCGCTGACCGTCATCCTCGCGCTGTCGTTCGTGAAGGCCGTCATCGTCGCGGGCTACTACCAGCATCTCCGGTGGGAGCCGCGGTCGATCACGTACCTCGTGGGCATCGGGTTGCTCGCGGCGCTCGCGTTGACCGTCGCGTCCACGTACTCGGTGACGTGA
- a CDS encoding DUF6789 family protein — MVEPSRGDTGVEGPTLGSAEEPLTMRIVASAFLGGVAGLVVMTPVIVGIPMLLGIFQLDPLAGFADLVIAEADAVLGLAFFVAGGVVVLPLFFVVTASFLPPREPKYLRGATISSFFWVSFVYIFWPSGGVFVNSVYVVVTLASHWIYGAVLGLVMERLTGIPSHRV; from the coding sequence ATGGTCGAACCATCACGAGGAGACACCGGCGTCGAGGGACCGACACTCGGATCGGCCGAAGAGCCACTCACGATGCGGATCGTCGCGAGTGCGTTTCTCGGAGGCGTCGCCGGACTCGTCGTGATGACGCCCGTCATCGTGGGCATCCCGATGCTCCTCGGTATCTTCCAACTCGATCCGCTCGCGGGGTTCGCCGATCTCGTCATCGCCGAGGCGGACGCCGTCCTCGGCCTCGCCTTTTTCGTCGCCGGCGGCGTCGTCGTCCTGCCGCTGTTTTTCGTCGTCACGGCCTCGTTTCTCCCACCCCGCGAGCCGAAGTATCTTCGGGGCGCCACGATCAGTTCGTTCTTCTGGGTGAGTTTCGTCTACATCTTCTGGCCGTCCGGCGGCGTGTTCGTCAACAGCGTGTACGTCGTCGTCACGCTCGCCTCGCACTGGATCTACGGCGCCGTTCTCGGCCTCGTGATGGAACGCCTCACCGGTATTCCGTCGCACAGAGTGTGA